Proteins encoded in a region of the Candidatus Korarchaeota archaeon NZ13-K genome:
- a CDS encoding putative hydroxymethylpyrimidine transporter CytX codes for MREGRGLLRAPPEWGVEPVREEVRILRGIDFFFLWFSLGVGLLVLQAGALLMPSLTIGQALLVSLAGSLVGSLLLALAGILGSKYGVPTMVSLRPIFGTYGSYLATFLNFLQLVGWTAFELKVMMDSASLIWGGEDLRALWLLFFSLVVLGLALGGPLAFVRKWIERFAVWLVMASTLWITYQALNRELGPTGTGEMPLTLALDLVIAMPISWMPLVSDYNRFSSSVRSGFLGTLVGYTVANTWFYFLGAVLAAISGQAFVSASILGLYLGGVALVAILVDETDNAYADVYSSAISLQNAFPRLRQWKIILVVMVISALLAYWVPLANYEWFLLMIGASFIPLFGVVISEFFLVRRADLSLEEFYERAPRLVARSIASWILGLLTYFAIALRIPELGASIPSFLVSLIAQYLMGRWKLGLDRP; via the coding sequence ATGAGAGAGGGAAGAGGTCTCCTGAGGGCCCCTCCGGAGTGGGGGGTTGAGCCCGTCAGGGAGGAGGTGAGGATACTCAGGGGGATAGATTTCTTCTTCCTCTGGTTCAGCCTGGGGGTTGGCCTGCTGGTCCTGCAGGCGGGGGCTCTCCTGATGCCCTCCCTCACCATAGGGCAGGCCCTCCTAGTATCCTTAGCTGGCTCCCTGGTGGGGAGCCTGCTCCTGGCCCTGGCCGGCATCCTGGGGTCCAAGTACGGGGTCCCCACGATGGTCTCTCTGAGGCCTATCTTCGGCACATACGGCTCCTACCTGGCCACCTTCCTGAACTTCCTCCAGCTCGTCGGATGGACCGCCTTCGAGCTCAAGGTCATGATGGACTCCGCCTCGCTGATATGGGGTGGGGAGGACCTCAGGGCCCTGTGGCTCCTGTTCTTCTCCCTCGTGGTGCTGGGACTTGCCCTGGGAGGGCCCCTGGCTTTCGTCAGGAAGTGGATAGAGAGGTTCGCCGTCTGGCTCGTCATGGCGTCGACCTTGTGGATAACATATCAGGCCCTCAACCGGGAGCTCGGCCCCACGGGCACGGGGGAGATGCCCCTCACCCTAGCTCTCGACCTGGTCATAGCGATGCCCATCTCCTGGATGCCCCTCGTCTCCGATTACAACAGGTTCAGCTCCAGCGTCAGATCCGGTTTTCTTGGAACCCTGGTAGGCTATACGGTGGCCAACACATGGTTCTACTTCCTTGGGGCCGTTCTGGCGGCAATATCCGGACAGGCATTCGTTTCGGCCTCCATACTAGGACTTTACCTCGGTGGCGTTGCTCTCGTGGCGATACTCGTGGATGAGACAGACAACGCCTACGCAGACGTCTACTCCTCAGCGATCTCTCTCCAGAACGCCTTCCCGAGGCTGAGGCAGTGGAAGATAATCCTGGTGGTCATGGTGATATCCGCCCTCCTGGCCTACTGGGTGCCTCTAGCTAACTACGAGTGGTTCCTCCTCATGATAGGGGCCTCCTTCATCCCCCTCTTCGGGGTCGTCATCTCAGAATTCTTCCTCGTGAGGAGGGCCGACCTGAGCTTGGAGGAGTTCTACGAGAGAGCCCCCAGGCTTGTTGCCAGGTCAATAGCGTCCTGGATCCTGGGCCTGCTCACTTACTTCGCGATCGCCCTCCGGATCCCCGAGCTGGGAGCCAGCATACCCTCCTTCCTCGTCTCCCTCATCGCCCAGTACCTCATGGGGAGGTGGAAGCTTGGTCTGGATAGACCTTAA
- a CDS encoding cupin domain-containing protein, whose amino-acid sequence MVSLRRINLSDEFWRGVKDHVLELLTGDILQSGVAVVRPGERYPPQGFSSHPESDELSFMISGTLRFCTDREELILRPGDLLLNPKGTPHYIENIGNEEVRVLWVLAPKIRI is encoded by the coding sequence ATGGTGAGCTTGAGGAGAATAAACTTATCGGATGAGTTCTGGCGAGGCGTGAAGGATCACGTGCTGGAGCTGCTGACTGGTGACATACTGCAGTCGGGGGTTGCCGTGGTGAGGCCCGGGGAGAGGTATCCTCCCCAGGGCTTCAGCTCGCATCCCGAGAGCGATGAGCTATCCTTCATGATATCCGGCACGTTGAGGTTCTGCACGGATAGGGAGGAGCTGATCCTGAGGCCCGGGGATCTCCTCCTGAACCCGAAGGGAACGCCCCACTACATAGAGAACATAGGGAATGAGGAAGTGAGGGTTCTCTGGGTCCTAGCGCCGAAGATAAGGATCTGA
- a CDS encoding transposase: MSQGEALKSYAVPIEAPRDLIDAYLEVKRKALEMVMGYVSYSSKGKARLRLKAEERREIRNQLLKGWPYVSHYVDSAINSAIGLVKGWIKLHNRGKAKKKPEITRRIVYIKSTLFRVKGDRLIIRIVARERYLEVDLSRFGYLPKDYDSIGGLLMTDNRLYITFKRSSKPKEPNGWSAFDVNEVNVTEARDGHGLIRYDLRELYHIHTVYELKRRRIQSLRKTHPKRSRRLMAKYSKRERNRANDLLHKLTTTIVRELTSLNYGIILENLKGIKERTTKRASRKVRRRLSKWDARTFQFMLAYKARWLGLPVRFVNPTYSSRTCPVCSAPLKAYRGRLMRCEGCGLVIDRDEAAALNLQMWGVRGSPERGGATVMMPKRLLDKSPHFL; this comes from the coding sequence TTGTCTCAGGGTGAGGCTCTCAAGAGCTACGCCGTGCCAATAGAGGCGCCCAGAGACCTCATAGACGCTTACCTGGAGGTCAAGCGCAAGGCGCTGGAGATGGTTATGGGTTACGTATCCTACAGCTCCAAGGGCAAGGCTAGGCTCCGGCTGAAGGCCGAGGAGAGGCGCGAGATAAGGAATCAACTACTGAAGGGCTGGCCCTACGTCAGCCACTACGTTGACTCAGCCATAAACTCGGCCATAGGCTTGGTGAAGGGCTGGATAAAGCTCCACAACAGGGGAAAGGCGAAGAAGAAACCTGAAATCACGAGGAGAATTGTTTACATAAAGAGCACGCTGTTCAGGGTTAAGGGCGATAGGCTGATCATCAGGATAGTGGCCAGGGAGCGCTACCTGGAGGTGGACCTGTCGAGGTTCGGCTACCTGCCCAAAGACTACGACTCCATCGGCGGCTTGCTCATGACCGACAACAGGCTCTACATCACGTTCAAGCGCTCCTCAAAGCCGAAAGAGCCTAATGGCTGGTCAGCTTTCGACGTGAATGAGGTGAACGTAACTGAGGCGAGGGACGGCCACGGATTGATCAGGTACGACCTCAGGGAGCTTTACCACATCCACACGGTCTACGAGCTGAAGCGCCGCAGAATACAGTCGCTGAGGAAGACCCACCCCAAGCGCTCAAGGAGGCTCATGGCCAAGTATAGCAAAAGGGAGAGGAACAGGGCTAATGACCTCCTTCACAAACTGACCACCACCATAGTAAGGGAGCTGACCTCCCTCAACTACGGGATCATCCTGGAGAACCTGAAAGGAATAAAGGAGAGGACTACCAAGAGAGCGAGCAGGAAGGTCAGGCGCAGACTGAGCAAGTGGGACGCCCGCACATTTCAGTTCATGCTGGCCTACAAGGCTAGGTGGTTGGGCTTACCAGTCAGGTTCGTGAACCCTACATACTCCTCCAGAACCTGCCCCGTGTGTTCAGCGCCTCTGAAGGCCTATCGGGGCAGGCTCATGCGTTGTGAGGGCTGCGGCCTCGTCATAGATAGGGATGAAGCTGCGGCCCTCAACCTTCAGATGTGGGGCGTCAGGGGTTCCCCCGAAAGGGGCGGAGCTACGGTGATGATGCCCAAACGGTTGTTGGACAAAAGCCCACATTTTCTATGA
- a CDS encoding cysteine synthase family protein: MPASVSLERVLILKAYGADVILTPPERGTDGAILEARRLYESDPEAYFMPNQFDNPANPRAHYETTGPEIWHDTDGRVTHVVAGLGTSGTLMGAGRYLKERNPKIEVIAAEPEVGHRIQGLKSLREAIVPGIYDESIIDRRIEVSTQTAYEWALMLTRQEGIFAGQSSGTVMYAAAKVAEEIDSGLIVAVLPDLGFKYVSGPPHYDERVVEKVLEARRSGEVVRI; the protein is encoded by the coding sequence ATGCCTGCCAGCGTGAGCCTGGAGAGGGTCCTGATACTGAAGGCCTATGGTGCGGATGTCATACTCACTCCCCCGGAAAGGGGGACCGACGGGGCCATACTGGAGGCCAGGAGGCTCTATGAGAGTGATCCCGAGGCCTACTTCATGCCCAATCAGTTCGACAATCCGGCCAATCCGAGGGCCCACTACGAGACGACCGGACCCGAGATATGGCATGACACCGATGGGAGGGTGACCCACGTGGTGGCTGGTCTGGGGACCAGCGGGACCCTGATGGGGGCGGGGAGGTACCTGAAGGAGAGGAACCCCAAGATCGAGGTGATAGCCGCGGAGCCCGAGGTGGGACACAGGATACAGGGGCTGAAGAGCCTGAGGGAGGCGATCGTCCCGGGAATATACGATGAGTCCATCATCGACAGGAGGATAGAGGTGAGCACCCAGACGGCTTACGAGTGGGCGCTCATGTTGACGAGGCAGGAGGGCATATTTGCAGGCCAATCTTCCGGTACAGTCATGTATGCGGCCGCTAAGGTGGCCGAGGAGATCGATAGTGGGCTCATAGTTGCCGTGCTCCCGGATCTTGGGTTCAAGTACGTGAGTGGCCCACCCCACTATGATGAGAGGGTCGTGGAGAAGGTGCTGGAGGCCAGGAGGAGCGGTGAAGTCGTGAGGATCTGA
- a CDS encoding aminopeptidase P family protein, whose amino-acid sequence MVARFRERLSRLADLMRESDISGAIVSPGSNLLYLTGLSPAATLERLFTLLVSSEGEVSLLAPKLYENELRGTWIEDVRIWSDSEDPYEMMREIIERMFGRAGSIAVDDQMQAVHLLRLYGFLRKYDLRPLSQLISRLRMVKDEEELRLMREASRMADETIERLMSEDLRGRREREVVRMIESLLMELGADRSFDAIVASGPNGANPHHTPGERRISEGDVLIIDFGARYRGYCSDITRTFSIGRPSERLIEVYEVVREAQERAFQSVREGALAGEVDAAARGFIASRGYGERFTHRTGHGLGLDIHEEPYIAPNSGTELREGMVFTIEPGIYLEGSFGVRIEDDVAIVGGRGERLTRTTRELIRL is encoded by the coding sequence ATGGTTGCCAGATTCAGGGAGAGGTTGAGCAGGCTGGCCGATCTGATGAGGGAATCTGATATCTCAGGGGCGATAGTATCCCCGGGATCGAACCTCCTTTACCTCACCGGTCTGTCGCCGGCCGCCACGCTCGAGAGGCTCTTCACGCTCCTAGTCTCCTCGGAGGGTGAGGTCTCCCTTCTGGCACCTAAGCTCTATGAGAACGAGCTGAGGGGGACCTGGATAGAGGACGTGAGGATATGGAGCGATTCCGAGGATCCTTATGAGATGATGAGGGAGATCATCGAGAGGATGTTCGGGAGAGCCGGAAGCATAGCGGTGGATGATCAGATGCAGGCCGTCCACCTACTCAGGCTCTACGGATTCCTCAGGAAATATGACCTGAGGCCCCTGAGCCAGCTGATCTCGAGGCTCAGGATGGTGAAGGACGAGGAGGAACTGAGGCTTATGAGGGAGGCCTCGAGGATGGCGGATGAAACCATCGAGAGGCTGATGAGTGAGGACCTGAGGGGAAGGAGGGAGAGGGAGGTGGTGAGGATGATAGAGAGCCTCCTGATGGAGCTGGGAGCCGATAGGTCCTTCGATGCGATAGTGGCCTCGGGGCCCAACGGAGCGAACCCCCATCACACGCCAGGCGAGAGGAGGATCTCCGAGGGCGACGTCCTGATAATAGACTTCGGGGCCAGGTACAGGGGCTACTGCTCGGATATAACGAGGACCTTCTCGATAGGGAGACCATCCGAGAGGCTCATCGAGGTCTATGAGGTGGTGAGGGAGGCCCAGGAGAGGGCCTTCCAATCCGTCAGGGAGGGCGCATTGGCTGGGGAGGTGGATGCCGCTGCCAGGGGATTCATAGCGAGCAGGGGGTACGGGGAGCGCTTCACCCACAGGACGGGCCACGGCCTAGGCCTCGACATTCATGAGGAGCCTTACATAGCCCCTAACAGCGGGACTGAGCTGAGGGAGGGGATGGTGTTCACGATAGAGCCAGGGATC
- a CDS encoding IS607 family transposase yields MERHYTMREAAKILGVSVRTIQRWDKAGKIGCVRTPGGKRRVPDSEIRRILGLSEERIVVGYARVSSRSQKDDLERQVRAIREYADQRGYKLAEVIADIGSGLNERRKGYLKLLDMVSGREVNRVIVTYPDRLTRFGFSTLRRLFQVFGTEIEMISERERTPKEELVEDLIAIVAHFAGRLYGRRSHKYRRLVQGVRRIVSG; encoded by the coding sequence ATGGAACGACACTACACAATGAGGGAAGCGGCCAAGATTCTAGGCGTTTCGGTCAGGACGATCCAGCGATGGGATAAAGCGGGGAAAATCGGGTGCGTTAGAACTCCTGGCGGTAAGAGGAGAGTTCCAGATTCGGAGATAAGGAGGATACTCGGTCTGAGTGAAGAGCGGATCGTAGTGGGATATGCTAGAGTCTCCTCAAGATCACAAAAAGACGATTTGGAGAGGCAGGTTCGTGCTATAAGGGAATACGCAGACCAACGGGGCTACAAACTGGCCGAGGTGATCGCAGACATAGGTTCGGGCTTGAATGAGCGGCGCAAAGGATACCTGAAGCTGCTAGATATGGTGTCTGGGCGTGAAGTTAACAGGGTGATAGTCACTTACCCGGACAGGCTGACTAGGTTCGGCTTCTCGACGCTTAGGAGGCTGTTTCAAGTTTTCGGGACAGAGATAGAGATGATCAGCGAGAGGGAGAGGACACCAAAGGAGGAGCTGGTGGAGGATCTCATAGCGATAGTGGCTCACTTCGCTGGCAGGCTCTACGGCAGGAGGTCTCACAAGTACAGGAGGCTAGTTCAAGGGGTGAGGCGGATTGTCTCAGGGTGA